One genomic window of Coffea eugenioides isolate CCC68of chromosome 1, Ceug_1.0, whole genome shotgun sequence includes the following:
- the LOC113749957 gene encoding uncharacterized protein LOC113749957, with translation MAPHGEAIVSSYAPANNFNKPRRLSNDNLKRTTSDISFELSKEPVDVNLQAICEVEDAKCECCGMTEEYTLEYINEVRDKFCGKWICGLCTEAVKEEMEKNGGNREAALEAHMNACFRFNKFGRAYPVLSQARAMREMFKKSVSLDGRGFRANKSVQKKGQIARSSSCIPAITREINDFKLGN, from the coding sequence ATGGCACCTCATGGAGAGGCAATAGTAAGCTCCTACGCCCCAGCCAACAACTTCAACAAACCCCGGAGGCTGTCAAACGATAACCTTAAAAGAACAACATCTGATATCTCTTTTGAGCTGAGTAAAGAGCCAGTAGACGTAAATCTACAGGCAATATGCGAGGTTGAAGATGCGAAGTGCGAGTGCTGTGGCATGACTGAAGAGTACACGCTCGAGTACATCAACGAAGTTCGCGACAAGTTTTGTGGGAAGTGGATTTGCGGGTTGTGTACCGAAGCAGTCaaggaagaaatggagaagaacgGAGGGAATAGAGAAGCAGCATTGGAGGCTCACATGAATGCATGTTTTAGGTTCAACAAGTTTGGTAGGGCCTATCCAGTTCTTTCCCAAGCTCGGGCCATGAGAGAGATGTTCAAGAAGAGCGTCAGTTTGGATGGAAGAGGATTTAGAGCGAATAAAAGTGTCCAAAAGAAAGGTCAAATTGCTCGGAGCTCGAGCTGCATTCCTGCCATAACCAGGGAGATCAATGACTTTAAACTAGGGAATTAA